One region of Vallicoccus soli genomic DNA includes:
- a CDS encoding putative bifunctional diguanylate cyclase/phosphodiesterase, with protein MEPVPAPAPRAGLRLAAGALLAVLLTSAYAAACLAPATREHLRGGGSALVVVLTWCAAAGAAWAAGARTEGAARWPWRACSVTLLVGAASTGCWLAARALPEHLDVLPAVVGSFAVVPYACAMLVVFRLPRVGRSRVVLARAALDGVVGALAAGLLAWDDVPAGPPFDGEQFATYLTGLLMVAADLVLLGACLTSARLGVRRDRGVLLLGAVALVGISFADLMLAGAIARGPYAAADRDPLASAGYVLGGLLLVVVALASRWGSDLFRPITRTRGGAGGGVGAGATPAMTWVLVVSVIVEVLATGLGGGTLQPLELVMAVMLSAAVVLRLLLTGLEGREAALALERSASTDALTGLANRAAFVEALQGAAADHRVPGAVVFLDLDGFKEVNDLAGHDVGDRLLVEAAQRLRREVRGDVVARFGGDEFAVLLARAPEPAAAEVAARLVRALAAPYDVGGLRPVLSASAGVAVVAPGADPAEVLRDADLAMYRAKELGKDQAHVYHPDLHAAVVRRDEVARALREALEGDELELHYQPLATLGPGGEVVAVDAVEALVRWRRDGALVPPGEFVPVAEETGAVVALDRWVLRRACHQAARWRAAGTPVRVAVNLSALQLATGDLDDVVGAALAAARLPAELLALEVTESALLADEAQARETLARLRGRGVRVALDDFGTGFTSIGHLRRLPLDVLKVDRSYVQAYGADPQLSSLLRAIVRVGRDLGLDVVAEGVEDAALLPELARLGATHAQGWWYSRAVPAAEVPALLAPAPVGAARP; from the coding sequence GTGGAGCCCGTCCCTGCGCCGGCGCCCCGCGCCGGGCTGCGCCTGGCCGCGGGGGCGCTCCTCGCCGTGCTCCTCACCTCCGCGTACGCGGCCGCCTGCCTCGCCCCCGCCACCCGCGAGCACCTGCGCGGGGGCGGCAGCGCCCTCGTCGTGGTCCTGACCTGGTGCGCGGCCGCGGGCGCCGCTTGGGCCGCCGGGGCGCGGACCGAGGGCGCGGCCCGCTGGCCCTGGCGGGCCTGCTCGGTGACCCTGCTCGTCGGCGCGGCGAGCACCGGCTGCTGGCTCGCGGCGCGCGCGCTGCCGGAGCACCTCGACGTGCTGCCCGCGGTCGTCGGCAGCTTCGCCGTGGTGCCGTACGCCTGCGCCATGCTCGTGGTCTTCCGGCTCCCCCGGGTCGGGCGGAGCCGGGTCGTGCTCGCCCGCGCCGCCCTCGACGGCGTGGTGGGCGCCCTCGCCGCCGGGCTGCTCGCGTGGGACGACGTCCCGGCGGGGCCGCCCTTCGACGGCGAGCAGTTCGCGACCTACCTCACCGGGCTGCTCATGGTCGCCGCCGACCTCGTGCTCCTCGGGGCGTGCCTCACCTCGGCCCGGCTCGGCGTGCGGCGCGACCGCGGCGTGCTCCTCCTGGGCGCGGTGGCGCTCGTCGGCATCAGCTTCGCCGACCTCATGCTCGCCGGCGCGATCGCCCGGGGCCCGTACGCCGCCGCGGACCGCGACCCGCTCGCGTCCGCCGGCTACGTCCTCGGCGGCCTGCTCCTGGTCGTCGTGGCCCTCGCGAGCCGCTGGGGCTCGGACCTGTTCCGCCCCATCACCCGCACCCGCGGCGGCGCGGGCGGCGGGGTGGGTGCGGGCGCCACGCCCGCCATGACCTGGGTGCTCGTCGTCTCCGTGATCGTCGAGGTGCTGGCCACCGGGCTCGGCGGGGGGACCCTGCAGCCGCTGGAGCTCGTCATGGCCGTGATGCTCTCGGCGGCGGTCGTGCTGCGCCTCCTCCTCACGGGCCTGGAGGGCCGGGAGGCCGCGCTCGCCCTGGAGCGCAGCGCCAGCACCGACGCCCTGACCGGCCTGGCCAACCGGGCCGCCTTCGTCGAGGCCCTGCAGGGCGCGGCGGCCGACCACCGGGTCCCCGGCGCCGTGGTGTTCCTCGACCTCGACGGCTTCAAGGAGGTCAACGACCTCGCCGGGCACGACGTGGGCGACCGGCTGCTCGTCGAGGCGGCGCAGCGGCTGCGCCGGGAGGTGCGCGGGGACGTCGTGGCCCGCTTCGGCGGCGACGAGTTCGCCGTGCTGCTCGCCCGCGCCCCCGAGCCGGCCGCCGCGGAGGTCGCCGCGCGGCTCGTCCGGGCGCTCGCCGCCCCGTACGACGTGGGGGGCCTGCGCCCCGTCCTCAGCGCCAGCGCGGGCGTGGCGGTCGTCGCCCCCGGCGCGGACCCGGCCGAGGTGCTGCGCGACGCCGACCTGGCCATGTACCGCGCCAAGGAGCTCGGCAAGGACCAGGCCCACGTCTACCACCCCGACCTGCACGCCGCGGTCGTGCGCCGCGACGAGGTGGCGCGGGCGCTGCGCGAGGCCCTCGAGGGCGACGAGCTCGAGCTGCACTACCAGCCCCTGGCGACGCTGGGCCCGGGCGGCGAGGTGGTGGCCGTCGACGCCGTCGAGGCGCTGGTGCGCTGGCGCCGCGACGGCGCGCTCGTGCCGCCCGGGGAGTTCGTGCCCGTTGCCGAGGAGACCGGCGCCGTCGTCGCGCTGGACCGCTGGGTGCTGCGCCGGGCCTGCCACCAGGCCGCCCGGTGGCGGGCCGCGGGGACGCCGGTCCGCGTCGCGGTCAACCTCAGCGCGCTGCAGCTCGCCACCGGCGACCTCGACGACGTCGTCGGTGCGGCGCTCGCGGCGGCGCGCCTGCCCGCGGAGCTGCTCGCCCTGGAGGTCACCGAGAGCGCGCTGCTGGCCGACGAGGCGCAGGCGCGCGAGACGCTGGCGCGGCTGCGCGGGCGCGGTGTGCGGGTCGCCCTCGACGACTTCGGCACCGGGTTCACCTCGATCGGGCACCTGCGCCGGCTCCCCCTCGACGTGCTCAAGGTGGACCGCTCCTACGTGCAGGCCTACGGCGCCGACCCCCAGCTCTCCTCCCTCCTGCGCGCCATCGTCCGGGTCGGCCGCGACCTGGGGCTCGACGTCGTCGCGGAGGGCGTGGAGGACGCCGCCCTGCTCCCGGAGCTGGCGCGGCTCGGCGCGACGCACGCCCAGGGCTGGTGGTACTCCCGCGCCGTGCCCGCCGCCGAGGTCCCCGCGCTGCTCGCCCCGGCGCCCGTGGGGGCGGCCCGGCCCTAG
- a CDS encoding SGNH/GDSL hydrolase family protein, whose amino-acid sequence MTRTAPLPPPGGWTRYVALGDSFTEGLSDPAEDGRGYRGWADRLAGHLDAHARARGGPGTGYANLAVRGRLLGAVLDEQLPVALASGADLVSLVAGGNDVLRPGSDVDALAEAVETAVAALRATGADVLLATGADPRDSPVVRRTRGRAATYNAHLWSVAARHGCAVVDLWGMRALRDWRMWAEDRIHLAPEGHRRVALQAAAALGLDVPDDGWREPLPPVPPRPRLEGAREDARWAREHLVPWVRRRLAGRSSGDGLAPKRPVPQDWSRPALDVRD is encoded by the coding sequence GTGACGCGCACCGCCCCGCTCCCGCCCCCCGGCGGCTGGACCCGGTACGTCGCCCTCGGCGACTCGTTCACCGAGGGGCTCAGCGACCCCGCCGAGGACGGGAGGGGCTACCGCGGCTGGGCGGACCGGCTGGCCGGGCACCTCGACGCGCACGCGCGGGCGCGGGGCGGGCCGGGCACCGGGTACGCCAACCTCGCCGTGCGCGGCCGCCTGCTCGGCGCCGTGCTCGACGAGCAGCTGCCCGTGGCCCTGGCGAGCGGCGCGGACCTGGTGAGCCTCGTCGCCGGCGGCAACGACGTGCTGCGTCCCGGCAGCGACGTGGACGCCCTCGCCGAGGCGGTGGAGACCGCCGTCGCCGCCCTGCGCGCCACGGGCGCCGACGTGCTCCTCGCCACCGGCGCCGACCCGCGCGACTCGCCCGTCGTGCGCCGCACGCGGGGGCGGGCGGCGACGTACAACGCGCACCTGTGGTCCGTCGCGGCCCGGCACGGCTGCGCGGTCGTGGACCTGTGGGGCATGCGCGCGCTGCGGGACTGGCGCATGTGGGCCGAGGACCGCATCCACCTGGCGCCCGAGGGGCACCGGAGGGTCGCGCTGCAGGCCGCCGCGGCGCTCGGGCTCGACGTGCCGGACGACGGCTGGCGCGAGCCGCTGCCGCCCGTGCCGCCGCGACCCCGGCTCGAGGGGGCCCGCGAGGACGCGCGCTGGGCCCGGGAGCACCTCGTGCCGTGGGTACGGCGCCGCCTCGCCGGACGCTCGTCGGGGGACGGCCTGGCCCCGAAGCGGCCGGTGCCGCAGGACTGGTCGCGCCCGGCGCTGGACGTGCGGGACTGA
- a CDS encoding Fpg/Nei family DNA glycosylase, whose translation MPEGDSVWRTARTLDAVAGRRVLRGDLRVPRHATADLAGATVLGTGTHGKHLLTRFDDGRTLHTHLRMDGSWSVLGPGKRLPGRLLPDLRVLLAVDDGRTACGLRLPVVELLRTADEAEVVGHLGPDPLREDWDEDEAVRRLTARPERPVKAALLDQRLMAGIGNLWADETCFLRGTSPWTPVGEVDVRGAVRLAARMLRASIADPRAHQVTTGDPRPGRDHWVVGRAHEPCRRCGTPVRVVAEVPGDAERRRTWWCPHCQPGPGPDALQARSAARSVRGLGC comes from the coding sequence GTGCCGGAGGGCGACAGCGTCTGGCGCACGGCCCGCACCCTCGACGCGGTCGCCGGGCGTCGGGTCCTGCGCGGCGACCTGCGCGTGCCCCGGCACGCGACCGCGGACCTGGCCGGCGCCACGGTGCTCGGCACCGGCACCCACGGCAAGCACCTGCTGACCCGCTTCGACGACGGGCGGACCCTGCACACGCACCTGCGCATGGACGGGTCGTGGTCGGTGCTCGGCCCGGGCAAGCGGCTCCCCGGCCGGCTGCTGCCGGACCTGCGGGTGCTCCTCGCCGTCGACGACGGCCGCACGGCCTGCGGGCTGCGCCTGCCCGTGGTCGAGCTGCTGCGCACCGCGGACGAGGCCGAGGTCGTCGGCCACCTCGGTCCGGACCCCCTGCGCGAGGACTGGGACGAGGACGAGGCGGTGCGCCGGCTCACCGCGCGCCCGGAGCGCCCGGTCAAGGCGGCCCTGCTCGACCAGCGGCTCATGGCCGGGATCGGCAACCTCTGGGCGGACGAGACGTGCTTCCTGCGCGGCACCTCCCCGTGGACCCCCGTCGGCGAGGTCGACGTGCGCGGCGCGGTGCGCCTCGCGGCACGGATGCTGCGGGCCTCGATCGCCGACCCGCGCGCCCACCAGGTCACCACCGGTGACCCCCGTCCGGGCCGGGACCACTGGGTCGTCGGCCGGGCGCACGAGCCGTGCCGCCGCTGCGGCACCCCGGTGCGCGTCGTCGCCGAGGTGCCGGGCGACGCCGAGCGCCGCCGCACCTGGTGGTGCCCGCACTGCCAGCCCGGCCCGGGCCCCGACGCCCTGCAGGCCCGCAGCGCCGCCCGGTCCGTCCGGGGCCTCGGCTGCTGA
- a CDS encoding ABC transporter permease: MSAPSAPGRPAQPYAAALARAAGGGRPAQLRRVVAAEWVKARSVPSTWAALGSFAAIMVGIAAAITGAADASALTPAERAALEPVAEALSGVFMGQVALGVLGALLVTAEHGSRLVTVTLTAVPQRGALLAGKALLLVALTAPVVLLATSASAVLGLALLDRQGLGLAPTAPGVPAAVLGTCAYLVLVALLGLAAGALLRSSAAAVVVLTVVLFLLPVLVGLLPAGVADAVGPWLPSQAGQAVTQLQERPGYLPPAAGLAVLGAYVAAALAAAAAVTARRDA; this comes from the coding sequence GTGAGCGCGCCGTCCGCGCCCGGGCGCCCCGCGCAGCCGTACGCCGCCGCGCTCGCCCGCGCTGCCGGCGGCGGGCGCCCGGCCCAGCTGCGCCGGGTCGTCGCCGCCGAGTGGGTCAAGGCCCGCTCCGTGCCCTCGACCTGGGCGGCCCTCGGCAGCTTCGCCGCGATCATGGTCGGCATCGCCGCCGCCATCACCGGCGCCGCGGACGCGTCCGCGCTGACCCCGGCCGAGCGGGCGGCCCTCGAGCCGGTGGCCGAGGCCCTGAGCGGCGTCTTCATGGGGCAGGTGGCGCTGGGCGTGCTGGGCGCGCTGCTCGTCACGGCCGAGCACGGGTCCCGGCTGGTCACGGTCACCCTCACCGCGGTGCCCCAGCGCGGCGCGCTGCTCGCGGGCAAGGCGCTGCTGCTCGTCGCCCTCACCGCTCCGGTGGTCCTCCTCGCCACCTCGGCGAGCGCGGTGCTCGGGCTCGCCCTGCTCGACCGCCAGGGGCTGGGCCTCGCGCCGACCGCTCCCGGCGTCCCGGCGGCCGTCCTCGGCACCTGCGCCTACCTCGTCCTGGTGGCCCTGCTGGGCCTGGCCGCGGGGGCGCTCCTGCGCTCCTCCGCGGCGGCCGTCGTCGTGCTCACCGTCGTGCTGTTCCTCCTGCCGGTGCTCGTCGGCCTGCTCCCGGCGGGCGTGGCGGACGCGGTCGGCCCGTGGCTGCCGAGCCAGGCCGGCCAGGCGGTGACGCAGCTGCAGGAGCGCCCCGGCTACCTGCCCCCCGCCGCGGGGCTCGCGGTGCTGGGCGCCTACGTCGCGGCCGCCCTCGCGGCGGCGGCCGCCGTCACCGCCCGCCGCGACGCCTGA
- a CDS encoding ATP-binding cassette domain-containing protein → MIVLEDVVKRYGDHVAVDGLTLTARPGVVTGFLGPNGAGKSTSLRVLLGLDRPDRGTALVAGVPYASLRAPLHLVGALLDARAVAPRRGARPHLLALARSNGISARRVDEVLGLCGLEAVAERPAGGYSLGMAQRLGIAAALLGDPPVLVLDEPVNGLDPDGIIWIRELLRGLAAEGRTVLLSSHLMSEMAVTAEDLVVVGRGRLVAQTTVRAVVEAADEGGVLVRTPDAGAFATLLRARGLSARAEGGEVVRVRGTRTDEVGEIAAAHRVTLLELSPQRATLEEAYLRLTRGAVQFRGAPGRAPEAPRGPRAGARAAA, encoded by the coding sequence GTGATCGTGCTGGAGGACGTCGTCAAGCGCTACGGCGACCACGTCGCGGTGGACGGACTGACGCTCACCGCCCGCCCCGGGGTGGTCACCGGGTTCCTGGGGCCGAACGGCGCCGGGAAGTCCACGTCGCTGCGCGTGCTCCTGGGCCTGGACCGGCCCGACCGCGGGACCGCGCTCGTCGCGGGGGTGCCGTACGCGTCGCTCCGCGCGCCCCTGCACCTCGTCGGCGCGCTCCTGGACGCGCGCGCCGTGGCGCCGCGGCGCGGCGCGCGACCGCACCTGCTGGCCCTGGCCCGGAGCAACGGCATCAGCGCCCGGCGGGTCGACGAGGTCCTCGGGCTCTGCGGGCTGGAGGCGGTGGCCGAGCGCCCGGCGGGCGGCTACAGCCTCGGCATGGCGCAGCGCCTCGGGATCGCGGCGGCGCTGCTCGGCGACCCCCCGGTGCTCGTGCTCGACGAGCCCGTCAACGGCCTGGACCCCGACGGCATCATCTGGATCCGCGAGCTGCTGCGCGGCCTGGCCGCCGAGGGGCGCACGGTGCTGCTCTCGTCGCACCTCATGAGCGAGATGGCGGTGACCGCCGAGGACCTCGTCGTCGTGGGCCGCGGCCGGCTCGTCGCCCAGACCACGGTGCGCGCGGTCGTCGAGGCCGCGGACGAGGGCGGGGTGCTCGTGCGCACCCCCGACGCCGGCGCCTTCGCGACGCTGCTGCGGGCCCGCGGGCTGTCGGCCCGGGCCGAGGGCGGCGAGGTGGTCCGGGTCCGGGGGACCCGCACGGACGAGGTCGGGGAGATCGCCGCGGCCCACCGGGTCACGCTGCTCGAGTTGTCGCCGCAGCGGGCGACGCTGGAGGAGGCGTACCTCCGGCTGACCCGCGGCGCGGTGCAGTTCCGGGGGGCGCCCGGCCGGGCGCCCGAGGCGCCGCGGGGGCCGCGGGCCGGCGCCCGGGCCGCGGCGTGA
- a CDS encoding general stress protein yields MSAQELYSDIPRGQVVGTFDTYLEAQTAVDFLSDQEFPVQHVSIVGSDLRMVERVRGRLTRGRAALAGAGSGAWFGLFVGLLLSLFSSSETSDLGLIAAAVLYGLVFGAVFGFVGHALSGGRRDFTSTSKIVSSKYDVVCTWAEADRAREVLARRGGPAL; encoded by the coding sequence ATGTCCGCCCAGGAGCTCTACTCCGACATCCCGCGCGGCCAGGTGGTGGGGACGTTCGACACCTACCTCGAGGCCCAGACCGCCGTCGACTTCCTGTCCGACCAGGAGTTCCCCGTCCAGCACGTGAGCATCGTGGGGTCCGACCTGCGGATGGTGGAGCGGGTGCGGGGGCGGCTCACCCGCGGGCGGGCCGCGCTGGCCGGCGCCGGCAGCGGCGCCTGGTTCGGGCTCTTCGTCGGCCTGCTGCTGTCGCTGTTCTCCTCGAGCGAGACGAGCGACCTCGGCCTCATCGCCGCGGCGGTGCTGTACGGCCTGGTGTTCGGCGCGGTCTTCGGCTTCGTCGGGCACGCCCTGTCCGGCGGGCGCCGCGACTTCACCTCGACGAGCAAGATCGTGAGCAGCAAGTACGACGTGGTGTGCACCTGGGCGGAGGCCGACCGCGCCCGCGAGGTGCTCGCCCGGCGGGGCGGCCCCGCCCTCTGA
- a CDS encoding PGPGW domain-containing protein, protein MHLVKRFAATIGGVALLAVGAAMMVLPGPGILLIVAGLAVLATEYVWARRLLVKAREQAEKVQEAAVASPLRTAGSVLFAVGMVVVGVLMLVVDDVAWPFLASLLDRVWGPVTGGILVVTGLVLVTTTWITVRTARGEETTHTQGRVPGADSRGATRFQAS, encoded by the coding sequence ATGCACCTCGTGAAGCGGTTCGCCGCGACCATCGGCGGCGTGGCGCTCCTGGCGGTCGGCGCGGCCATGATGGTCCTGCCGGGCCCCGGCATCCTGCTCATCGTCGCCGGGCTGGCCGTCCTCGCCACCGAGTACGTGTGGGCCCGGCGCCTGCTCGTCAAGGCCCGCGAGCAGGCCGAGAAGGTGCAGGAGGCCGCCGTGGCCTCGCCGCTGCGCACCGCCGGCAGCGTCCTCTTCGCCGTCGGCATGGTCGTGGTCGGCGTGCTCATGCTCGTCGTGGACGACGTCGCGTGGCCGTTCCTGGCCTCGCTGCTCGACCGCGTCTGGGGCCCGGTGACCGGCGGCATCCTCGTCGTGACGGGCCTGGTGCTCGTCACGACCACCTGGATCACGGTCCGCACCGCCCGCGGCGAGGAGACCACCCACACCCAGGGCCGCGTCCCCGGGGCGGACAGCCGCGGCGCGACGCGCTTCCAGGCGTCCTGA
- a CDS encoding FAD-binding protein, producing MELTNWAGNVAFGARRLHRPASLEELRDVVATASSAGEPVRVLGTGHSFNRVADTDGHLVSVADLPREVDVDRAAGSVRVSGGTRYGELGAHLQAAGLALHNLGSLPHISVAGACATGTHGSGVRNRNLPSAVRAVELVTAGGEVVVRRRGEPGFEGAVLALGALGVVTALELDVQPSYDVRQVVHDDLPLAALEEDLDGVMGAAYSVSLFTDWQDRDGRGPLLQAWLKARDGEELPGAAWRGSRRADGPRHPVPGVATDPATEQGAVPGPWNARLPHFRLEFVPSNGEELQSEWFVERGHGIEALRALLPLADRLAPVLMISELRTVAADDLWLSPSYERDCLALHFTWHLDTPAVLPVVAAVEEALAPFAARPHWGKVFTAGGPEVGALYPRLDDARRLAAELDPRGTFRNELVDRYVPRWAAATAPA from the coding sequence GTGGAGCTGACCAACTGGGCGGGCAACGTCGCGTTCGGCGCGCGCCGGCTGCACCGGCCCGCCTCGCTCGAGGAGCTGCGCGACGTCGTGGCCACCGCCTCGTCGGCGGGGGAGCCGGTGCGCGTCCTCGGCACCGGGCACTCGTTCAACCGGGTCGCCGACACCGACGGGCACCTCGTGTCGGTCGCCGACCTGCCGCGCGAGGTGGACGTCGACCGCGCCGCGGGCTCGGTGCGGGTCAGCGGCGGCACCCGCTACGGCGAGCTGGGGGCCCACCTGCAGGCCGCGGGCCTCGCCCTGCACAACCTCGGCTCCCTGCCGCACATCAGCGTCGCGGGGGCCTGCGCCACCGGCACGCACGGCTCGGGGGTCCGCAACCGCAACCTGCCGAGCGCGGTACGGGCCGTGGAGCTCGTCACCGCCGGCGGCGAGGTCGTCGTCCGCCGCCGCGGCGAGCCCGGCTTCGAGGGCGCGGTCCTCGCGCTGGGCGCGCTGGGGGTGGTGACCGCGCTCGAGCTGGACGTGCAGCCCTCGTACGACGTGCGCCAGGTCGTCCACGACGACCTGCCCCTCGCCGCGCTCGAGGAGGACCTCGACGGGGTGATGGGGGCGGCGTACAGCGTCAGCCTCTTCACCGACTGGCAGGACCGCGACGGGCGGGGCCCCTTGCTGCAGGCGTGGCTCAAGGCGCGCGACGGCGAGGAGCTGCCGGGGGCCGCCTGGCGCGGGTCGCGCCGCGCCGACGGCCCGCGGCACCCGGTGCCGGGCGTCGCGACCGACCCGGCGACGGAGCAGGGCGCCGTGCCGGGGCCCTGGAACGCGCGGCTGCCGCACTTCCGCCTGGAGTTCGTGCCGAGCAACGGCGAGGAGCTGCAGTCCGAGTGGTTCGTCGAGCGCGGCCACGGCATCGAGGCGCTGCGCGCGCTGCTGCCGCTCGCGGACCGGCTGGCCCCGGTGCTCATGATCAGCGAGCTGCGGACCGTCGCCGCCGACGACCTCTGGCTCAGCCCCTCGTACGAGCGGGACTGCCTCGCGCTGCACTTCACCTGGCACCTCGACACCCCGGCCGTGCTGCCGGTCGTCGCGGCCGTGGAGGAGGCGCTGGCGCCGTTCGCGGCCCGACCGCACTGGGGCAAGGTCTTCACCGCCGGCGGGCCCGAGGTGGGCGCGCTCTACCCGCGGCTGGACGACGCGCGCCGACTCGCCGCCGAGCTCGACCCGCGCGGGACGTTCCGCAACGAGCTCGTGGACCGCTACGTGCCGCGCTGGGCGGCGGCGACGGCGCCCGCCTGA
- a CDS encoding EAL domain-containing protein: MARQRTDVEQQLADLLRTAKESLGVSVAFLSRMEGGTQTLEVVESSVPLLFQEGYQQARERTLCQAVLDGRLPAVMTDLREHPAAMELPAARFPRIRSFVTVPVTLSDGSLYGTFCTASLTTDHRLGKRDKALMEVLAQAAAVVVEPEVTERARRGEVMGRLGPVMDAGGPEVVLQPIVHLGTGVRAGAEALSRFPRAWGLTPDVVFAQAHELGLGDQLELLALERAADHLEVVPGYVSMNISPGTLVTPGASALLGRLPLERVLLELCEHDPVEDYEALHAVLGPLRARGMRLAIDDVGTGFSSLRHIVLTAPDVIKLDRSIVDGVAGDPVLRTLVTSLGDFAHGSGAQVVAEGVEGPEDAAALLGCRVDLAQGWHYGRPGPPGAMADRYPPAAAAVPGPRAQAGAVAAAQRGT; this comes from the coding sequence GTGGCCAGGCAGCGCACCGACGTCGAGCAGCAGCTCGCCGACCTCCTCCGCACCGCGAAGGAGTCGCTCGGCGTCAGCGTGGCCTTCCTCAGCCGCATGGAGGGGGGCACGCAGACGCTGGAGGTCGTGGAGTCGAGCGTGCCGCTGCTGTTCCAGGAGGGCTACCAGCAGGCCCGCGAGCGGACGCTGTGCCAGGCCGTCCTCGACGGGCGGCTGCCGGCCGTGATGACCGACCTGCGCGAGCACCCGGCCGCGATGGAGCTGCCGGCGGCCCGCTTCCCCCGCATCCGGAGCTTCGTGACCGTGCCGGTGACGCTCAGCGACGGCTCGCTGTACGGCACCTTCTGCACCGCCTCGCTCACCACCGACCACCGGCTCGGCAAGCGCGACAAGGCCCTCATGGAGGTGCTCGCGCAGGCCGCCGCGGTGGTCGTCGAGCCCGAGGTCACCGAGCGCGCCCGCCGCGGCGAGGTCATGGGCCGGCTCGGCCCGGTCATGGACGCGGGCGGCCCCGAGGTCGTCCTGCAGCCGATCGTGCACCTCGGCACGGGCGTGCGGGCCGGCGCCGAGGCGCTGAGCCGCTTCCCGCGCGCCTGGGGGCTCACCCCCGACGTCGTCTTCGCCCAGGCCCACGAGCTCGGCCTCGGCGACCAGCTCGAGCTGCTCGCGCTGGAGCGAGCCGCGGACCACCTCGAGGTCGTGCCGGGCTACGTCTCGATGAACATCAGCCCCGGCACGCTCGTCACGCCCGGGGCGTCGGCCCTGCTGGGGCGGCTGCCGCTCGAGCGCGTCCTGCTCGAGCTGTGCGAGCACGACCCGGTCGAGGACTACGAGGCCCTGCACGCGGTGCTCGGGCCGCTGCGGGCGCGCGGGATGCGCCTGGCGATCGACGACGTCGGCACCGGCTTCTCCTCGCTGCGCCACATCGTGCTGACCGCGCCGGACGTCATCAAGCTCGACCGCAGCATCGTCGACGGCGTCGCCGGCGACCCGGTGCTGCGGACCCTCGTCACCTCGCTCGGCGACTTCGCGCACGGCAGCGGCGCGCAGGTCGTCGCCGAGGGGGTCGAGGGCCCGGAGGACGCCGCCGCGCTCCTCGGCTGCAGGGTGGACCTCGCGCAGGGCTGGCACTACGGCCGCCCCGGCCCGCCGGGGGCGATGGCCGACCGCTACCCGCCGGCCGCCGCCGCGGTGCCCGGGCCCCGGGCTCAGGCGGGCGCCGTCGCCGCCGCCCAGCGCGGCACGTAG
- a CDS encoding bifunctional 3-phenylpropionate/cinnamic acid dioxygenase ferredoxin subunit, with the protein MHEVCPADALPPGEVAVVEGTPDGRVAVFNVDGELYGLEDRCSHQQAWLSEGYVEDCAVECPLHAAMFDLRTGEPSGLPATKPVRTYRAYVEGGTVKVEVP; encoded by the coding sequence GTGCACGAGGTCTGCCCGGCCGACGCCCTGCCCCCCGGCGAGGTGGCGGTGGTCGAGGGCACCCCCGACGGGCGCGTGGCGGTGTTCAACGTCGACGGCGAGCTGTACGGCCTCGAGGACCGCTGCTCCCACCAGCAGGCGTGGCTCTCCGAGGGGTACGTCGAGGACTGCGCCGTCGAGTGCCCCCTGCACGCGGCGATGTTCGACCTGCGCACCGGGGAGCCGAGCGGCCTGCCCGCGACGAAGCCGGTGCGCACCTACCGGGCGTACGTCGAGGGCGGCACCGTCAAGGTCGAGGTCCCCTGA